Sequence from the Pedobacter sp. D749 genome:
AAGGCCCTGCAAGTGCCACGTTTTCGAGCGTAGACCCAGGGGGAAGTATTAATCTGGTTACTAAAAAACCACTGACTGAAGACCGCAAGGAAATCAGCATCTCGGCCGGAAGTTTTAGTACAGTACGCGGCGCATTAGATTTTACTGGTCCGTTAAATTCAGATAAAACACTGCTTTACCGACTTAACCTTGGCTATGAAGACAGCAAAAGTTTCAGAGACCTGCAATATAGGAAGGGTTATATCATTGCACCTTCATTTTCATACATCCCAAATGACCGTACCAGTTTAAATGTAGAGGTGGTAATGAACAACAGCAATTCGAGATTAGACCGTGGACAAGCTATTTTTGGCGCCATCGCCGGGCAAACCGATTTAAAAAGCACGCCGATCAGTTTCAACATGGGTGCCAGCAACGACCGTTTTAACAGTCAGGATTTAATGCTAATGACCAATTTTTCTCATCGTTTTAACCAGGATATTATTTTCAATGTGGCTTATATGAAGCAAAACTGGAACGAAGATCTTTTGGAACATCGAACCACCAATGCTTTTGGCGTTGATGAAAACAATCAACCTATCCCTACCCTTGCGGCCATGCGGGCAGTTCAGCGTCAGCAAAAGTGGCGTACCGATAATCTAAGCACCTATTTCAGTATAAATGCCAATACGTTTAGCTTAAACCATAAACTGGTAATCGGCTACGATCGGATTAATACCCAGAAACTGCGTGGCGGTGGTGAAAATTCTGCGCAGGGTTACCGGTTAAAAGACGGAACCATTGCAGCAAGGTACGATCCCACAAAAAAAGATCTCTATTTATTTAAAGTGGTAAACGGCGTAAATGCACCTGTGCCCAACGTAGAACATTTTAACCTCGCTAACCCAAGTTATACGATTAAAAATTTAAGCGATTATATTTTTACCAAAACTGAAATACCACCGGCCTACAATTTAGTTAATGCCGTTTATTTTCAGGATCAGATCAAATATGACAAGCTTGCCTTAACCCTGGGCCTGAGACAGGAATGGTACGAAGACTACAGCAATTACAAACTGGCGACCCAGAAGAAAATTTATCAACATAAACTCTTGCCAAGAGTTGGGATAACCTACGCGGTAACCACGAACATTAACCTTTATGGAACTTATTTACAAGGTTACCAACCGCAGGGCAATACTTCAACTCTGGTCATTGTTCCGCCGCCTGCAGGTTCCAATTTTAAACCATTAGAAAGTGATTTGAAGGAAATTGGTGCGAAATCTGAATGGCTGAATAAAAACCTGATGGTAAATGTTTCGGTTTTCGAAATTAACCAGAAAAACCTATTGATGAATGCAAACGATCCTTTAGATGTAAACCGCTTAATTGAACGTGGCGCACAACGCAGCCGTGGTTTCGAATTCGAAGCTTCAGGTTTCATCAGACAGAACTGGCAGTTTAATGCAGGTTATAGTTATGTAGATGCCATTATTAAGGATGATTTCAACCCGGCTTTAATCGGTCAGCGCGTGCAGAACACACCAAAACACAGTGCCAGCTTATGGACGCGTTATAATTTTGAAACGCAACAGCTGAAAGGTATTGGTTTTGGCACAGGCTTACAATATAGTGGTACTAAACTTCCATTATACATCAGAGATTTTACACTTCCGGCCTATACCCTTGTTGATGCCGCAGTTTATTATTCTCCTGCAGGTTCTAAAGTCCAGTTGGCCATAAACATGAACAACATTTTAAATAAAACCTATTGGGTTGGGGCACAAAACTACCTACGCCTTTTCCCTGGCACACCAAGAAATGTAATGTTTAACGTAACTTATAGAATATAATGTCAGCTAGAATAAGCACTATTGCGAAACAAACTTTTAAAGCCGCCTTTAACAATAGCGCCACCTTAGCCTTAACCCTTTTATTGGGTTTATCGCTCTGTTTGGCCACTTATGTTGGCTGGCAAAACTTTAAAACGCAAAATAATCAACGGCTCCATTATAAGGAACTGGTAAGGGCACAATGGTTAGCCAAACCAGATAAACATCCTCACAGGATGGCGCACTATGGCTACCTCGCCTTTCGCGAAAAACATGAACTCAGTTTCTTCGATTTTGGCATAGAAAGTTTCGCCGGGGTATCGATTTTTTTAGAGGCACATAAACAGAACACCGTCAATTTTAGTGAAGCAGGTTTTACGAACGGCATGTTAAGCTTTGGCGAAATCAGTGTAGCCATGGTATTACAACTATTGGTACCGCTGCTCATTTTCTTTTTGGGTTATAACAGCATATCGGCAGAACGCGAATCAGGGACTTTAAAAATCCTGTTGTGCCAGGATGTAAGCTGGAAACAACTCCTTTGGGGCAAAACTATAGGTATTATTGGCGTTTGCCTCTCCATATTTATCCCACTTATATTGCTCACCATCTTGTTATGGGCATCTTTAAGTCACTGGCAAATTAGTATGGATTCAGCCTTACGCCTGTTACTCCTGGTTTTGTCTTATGCCATTTATTTTTTCATTATTTCGGCCATTACCGTTTTGGTTTCGGCCTTTGCGCGCAGTTCTAAATCAGCCTTAATTACCTTATTGGCCTGTTGGATATTTTTCATGGTCATTATGCCCCGCATTACCCAGGCGGTTGGTGTAAAGATTCATCCTTCACCTTCTAAAATAGAATTTGCCGATGCCATTGCAGCTGATGTTCATCGGCAAGGCGATAGCCACGATCCCAATGACCCACATTACGCGGCCATTAAAGATTCACTGCTTAAAGCTTACACGGTGGATGATGTAAAAAAACTCCCTTTTAACTATGGCGGTTATATTATGGCCGAAGGCGAAAAAATTACCTCAAAAATTTATAGTCAGCACCAAAATAAGCTGAACCATATTTTCGAAAAACAGAACAGCATTACTACCATTTCGGGTTTCTTAAACCCTTATTTATTGCTGAAACATATTTCGATGGCCTTAACCGCATCCGATTTTAATACCTTCGTCGATTTTCAGCATCAGGCAGAGACCTATCGCTATCAACTTGCTCAAAAGATGAATAAGCTGCAAATTGAAAAGATTAGCAATATTGCACCTGGAGAAGAAGAAAAACCTTTAGCCATCAGCAAGGCAAACTGGGCCGAACAACCCGATTTCAATTACCATTTCAAAAAACTAGGTACTGTTTTGTCGAATGAGTTATTAGCACTAAGCGCCCTAACCTTCTGGTTATTGGTTGCGGTTATGTTGCTTCAATATTCAACCAAATGGATCAAAACGATATCGTAATAAACATGAAAAAAAGTAGATATAACCTTGAATTTAAATTGTTTTTTAGAAGTAGTTCCTCATGGATTGGGATCGTTGTGCTCCTGATAACAGGCTTTGCCGGCCTGTATTTCGGCAAAACCTTCGTCGCCAGGCAAAAGGCTGTAATTGAAAAAGCGGCATTGCTACAAAAGAAAAACACCATCAATAATATTAATCACTTTGGCAAAGATATTGGCCTGTTTTTTTTCCATAATAAGTTTACGCTGGCCAACGCACCGAACAACTGGGCTGCTTTTGCCAATGGGCAGCGAGATATCAATCCTTATTTAATTTCGGTAACCATGTTGGGTTTAGAAGGCCAACTTTATGATACAGATATTAATAACCCTGTTAGCCTGCTTTTGGGCAATATGGATCTTAGTTTCGTTTATATCTTTTTATTCCCACTGGTTATTATTGCCTTTACCTACAATCTTCTTTCAGAGCAAAAGGAAAGTGGAATTTGGTCGCTCTTAAAGGCACAAACCAACCGATCATTTCAGGTAATCTGGCAAAAATTTTTAGTCAGGCTAGTAGTAATTTTTACTGTTGCGCTGTTGCTGTTATTTATAGCAATGCTTTATCTAGAACTCCCGCAAGATTTCACCTTCTTTTCGGTTACCATACTTATTTTACTTTATCTGACTTTTTGGTTTGCTATTTCATTTTTCTTTATCTCTTTAGGTAAATCTTCTAATTTTAATGCATCGGCACTGATAGCAGTCTGGGTACTGCTCTGCATCGTGATTCCTGCATCTTTCAATCTTTTTCTAACTTGGAAGTACCCGGTACCTGAAGCTTTGCAAAATGTGATCAACCAACGAGAAGGTTACCACGAAAAGTGGGATATGGCTAAAGACGTAACCATGAAACCTTTTTTTGAACATTACCCCCAATTGAAGAAATATCCTTTTCCTGAAAAGAAAACCTTTAGCTGGTATTGGTATTATGCCATGCAGCAAATGGGCGATGACCAGGCGGCAACAAGCAGGTTTGCTATCGAAAAGAAACTCGCCAGCAGGCAGTATTTCACCAATATGATTGCCTTATTGTTCCCTACCATACAAACTCAGCTTGGGGTAAATAAAATGGCAGGATCTGATCTCAATACACATCTCCGTTTTCAACAGGCGGTTAGAAAATACCACGAGCAGATCCGTCTACATTTTTATCCGGTAATTTTTCTTAATCAATCAGTTGTGAATACAGACCTTAAAAATTATAAACTGGAAAAATATAATCCGCAAGAGATTCCATATATCTGGATTAACATGCTTTCGGTTTCGCTGCTAACCATAATTATTATTGGCGCCACGGCCTTCAATTTAAAAAGGTTCAATAATTAACAGAATGGTCGTCATTGCGAGAAGGCTTTTTCAGCCGACGAAGCAATCTTTATAGCAAGTATTGCTAGCATGAAAGATTGCTTCGTCGTTCCTCCTCGCAATGACGTTTTATCGCGGATATCCGCAACCTCAAATTCTACTAGCTAATCAATTTACTCTAAGGTATCAGATTTCCTTCAACCAATGACAAATGGACAACTAACTAATGACCAATGAACCTCCCTTACAGCGGATAAGCGGTTTCACTTTTTGGCTCTGAAAGTACAAAATAGCTCTGAACGGTTGTGATATTAGGTAAAGTAGCCAGTTTATTCCGTAAAAATTCGTGATAGGCATCCATATCTTTAGTTGCAATACGGAGAATAAAATCATGAGCCCCAGTCATTTGAAGGCATTCCATTACTTCCCCAAATTTAGAAACTTCGGTTTCGAATTCAATCAGGGTTTTAGCAGTATGCTCTTTCAGTAATACATGGGAGAAAGCAATCAGGTTTCTGTTTATTTTTTTCCGATCGAGAATTGCCACAATTCTTTTAATGTAACCTTGTTCCTTTAATCTCCTTATACGTTCGTGTATGGTTGCTATAGATTTATGCAGCTTTAACGATATCTCTTTATGAGTCAGGGCGGCATCATGCTGCAGCAATTTTAATATTTCGATATCAACCTGATCTAAATCTCCGTGTATCATGTATGCCTATGAATGAAAAAAAATATAATGGACATTAAAAAACTCAGCTTAAACTGAAATAAAAATCAATATTAGTCAAAAAAAACAGAAAATTTCCGTAAAAAACAACTTGTATTGACACAAATAAGAATAATAATGAATTTTACCGAAATTAAATTACTGAAAAGCTTTCTGTAATTGATTAAAAAAAATAGCCATGAGAACATTAACAGCAAATGAAATGACAGCTTCCAATATAGGGAAATTTGAACATTTATCGCTTCTGGTTGGTAACACACCAATGCTGGAGCTTACTTATACTTACCAGGGAAGTATAGGTAAAATTTATGTTAAATGTGAGCATTATAACCTGACAGGCAGTATTAAGGATAGGATGGCGCTTTACACCCTGAAAAAAGCTTATGCTGAAGGCAAAATCAAAGCAGGAGACCGTATAGTTGAGGCTACGAGCGGTAACACCGGGATTGCATTTGCAGCAATAGGCAAAGCTTTAGGTCATCCGGTAACCATCATAATGCCCAACTGGTTGAGCAAAGAGCGCATGGATATTATTAAAAGTTTAGGTGCTGAAATTATTCTGGTGAGCAAGGAAGAAGGTGGGTTTATTGGTAGCATTAAACTTGCAGAAGAGATGGCCGAAAACAATCCGGATATCTTTTTACCAAAACAGTTCGAAAATATTGCCAATCCAGAAGCACACGAACATACCACAGGTAAGGAAATCTGGGGCCAATTAAAATTGAAAAATCTATCACCCGATGCTTTTGTTGCCGGAGTAGGCACCGGAGGAACCATCATGGGCGTAGGTAATTTTTTAAGAAAGCAAAACGCTGATATTAAAGTACACCCACTTGAACCTGCAGAATCACCTACTTTAACTACGGGTTATAAAGTAGGCAGCCACAGAATCCAGGGCATTTCTGATGAGTTCATTCCAGAAATTGTTAAACTGAGCGAACTGGATGAAGTGATACAGGTAAATGATGGCGATGCCATACTAATGGCACAAAAACTAGCTGAGAAACTTGGTTTAGCGGTAGGCATATCATCAGGAGCCAATGTGATAGGTGCTATCAAACAACAACAAAAAATGGGAATTGACAGCTGCGTAGTGACCATCTTTTCCGATAGCAACAAAAAATATTTAAGTACCGATCTGATGAAGTTGGAACCAGTTAAAACAGGGTATATTACCCCTGAAGTAGATTTTCTGGATTACCAGGCCTTTAGCAGATTACATTAATCAACATAACCAATAAACTACAACATGAAAAAAATCATCTTTTTGTTCTGTACTGTATGCCTGATTAGCCTTAGTGCATATAGCCAAATTTTAAAACCCGTAACCTGGAGTTATGCCGCAAAAAAAACAGGTCCAAATACAGCTACTGTTTTCATCAAAGCTTCGGTAGATCAGGGCTGGCACCTTTATTCACAATTTGTTAAAGACGGAGGTCCTGTTAAAACAACCTTTACTTTTCCTGCATCCGGCGCTTATACCCTGGTTGGAAAAACAATCGAACCAAAAGCAATAACCAAGTTCGAATCTACTTTTAAAATGGATGTAAGCTACTTCGAAAAGTCGGTAGTTTTTCAACAAAAAGTGAAGCTAAAAGGTAAAACCGCAACAATTAAAGGCAATGTAGAGTTTATGGTATGCGATGATAAGCAATGTTTACCGCCAGAGCAGGTCGAATTTAGTATTCCTGTAAAGTAATAGCATTACCAAGAATATGATATCCTTAAAAAAAATATGTCTCGGTTTGCTGTTCGTTTGTGCCATATCCTTAAATGGATATGCACAGGATAGCTCCGGCACCGACGACCTCACTTTTACAGAGATAAAGCCAGAAGCACCTGATAGTACGATTAAAGCAAGTGATACTGTTGCCAAAATAGCAGCCGCAGTACCCGCCACGGTTAAACAAACTGTTGCGCCATCAAAAGAAGAACACAAAACTTTGTGGGGAATTTTTATTGCAGGCTTTGTTGGCGGTTTAGCAGCCTTGTTGATGCCCTGCATCTTCCCCATGTTGCCCCTTACAGTAAGTTTTTTCACTAAAGGATCAGAAAAAGGGAAAGCCTTCCGGCGGGCAGCATTGTATGGGTTTTTTATTATCCTCATTTATGTAGTGCTTGGACTTTTGGTTACGGTAATTTTTGGTGCCGATGCCTTAAACAGTCTCTCTACCAATGGGATATTCAATTTCTTTTTCTTCTTATTGCTTGTTGTTTTTGCAGCTTCGTTTTTGGGTGCTTTTGAAATTACCCTACCCTCTTCATGGGTAAATAAAATGGATGCCAATTCGGATAAAGGCGGCATTGCAGGATTATTTTTTATGGCCGGAACACTGGCCTTAGTATCCTTTTCCTGCACAGGCCCTATTATAGGTACTTTATTGGTACAGGCAGCTACAACGGGGGCTTTGTTAGGGCCAGCAATTGGCATGTTTGGCTTTTCTTTGGCTCTGGCCATTCCTTTTGCCTTATTTGCTTTATTTCCGTCTGCGATGAACAAACTACCAAAATCTGGTGGTTGGCTAAACAGTGTTAAGGTTGTTCTAGGTTTTCTTGAGCTTGCTTTTGCCCTGAAATTCTTAAGTAATGTAGATCTTGCCTACCATTGGGAATGGTTTGACCGCGAAATATTTTTAAGCCTTTGGATTGTTATTTTCGGAATGATGGGTATTTATCTGCTGGGGAAACTAAAGTTTTCGCATGATAGTCCTTTAGCATTTATTTCAGTACCCAGGCTTTTTCTAGCCACTGTAGTATTGGCCTTTACCATTTACCTGATCCCGGGCATGTGGGGCGCGCCATTAAAAAGCATTTCAGCCTTTCTTCCACCTCAGGAAACACAGGATTTCGATTTATATACAGCCAATTTATTAGCAGGGAAACCGACTGCAACAAATGATGGTCCGCATAAATATGCTGATAAATTTCATGCACCATTAAAGCTCAATGCCTATTTCGATTATGATGAAGGTTTAGCTGCAGCTAAGAAACTGAATAAACCTGTACTCATTGATTTTACAGGCCATGCCTGCGTAAACTGCAGAAAAATGGAAGCCAATGTTTGGCCAGATAAAGACGTATATAAAATGATCAGTAATGATTATGTATTGATTCAGTTATATGTGGATGATAAAACAGCACTTGCTCCGGCTGATGTAACGGTTACATCTGAAGGAAAAAAACTCAGCACCATTGGTAAAAAATGGAGCGACCTGCAAGCAAGGAAATTCCAGTCAAATTCGCAGCCTTTTTATGTACTGCTTGATCCAAAAACAGAAGCACTATTGGCACCACCACAAGGTGCTGATTATGAAATAGCCAATTACCAAAAATTCTTAAAAAGTGGTTTAAACGCTTTCCACTAACAGATAGGACATAAAAGCGTTTATTTTAGTTAATGATGGAAGGACAGTACCGGATGGTCTGTCCTTTGTTTTGCCTTTTTTTTTCCACAGGTAAATCCACTCATTTACATACCTCAGCATTAATCTTTGCAAATACGTATCGCTTACAGGATGGGACAGGACGGATTAGCCGAATAAAAGTTCTAACATCGTATAACCAAGTATAAATCCATTCTTTTAATCATTACCTATATGAGCAAGAAAAATTACGCTAACATAATGCAATCGTTTGCATTTACTGATCTCATTATCGCCATTTTAGATTCGCGAAGCACATAAGAAGAAAAGCCAGGTGTAGCCAAACTAACTCATTTTTCATCTTGTACGAGGTAATACATCCAGATGCAATGGATTACTTGCTTAACCATACACCCTCATAACAGATAGCACAGCACCTCCGGTATGCTATTACCAAATAACCAAATATTTACAAAACCAATTAAATTATGGGTCTTAATTTTTATCCAGAAAAGTTAAAGCGACGAAGAGGTTGTTCCTACAGGGCAATCCTGATCACTAGCATGTCTGCACTCTGCATGTTATGTGTCGCAAATAATGCAAATGCTAACCATCTGAAAACAGCACTTTCGTCAGTCACAACAAACATCTCCATGAGCAAACGAGACGTTACCCTAAAAGGAAAAATTGTTGACGAAAAAGGTGAAACCTTGGTTGGCGTGAGTATAAAAGTAAAAGGTACAACTATTGTAGCCTCTACCGATGCCAATGGTACTTTCTCCGTTACTATTCCATCAACGGTGAGCAACCCGGTTTTGGTGGTTTCGTACATTGGATATGCCACACAAGAATTACCCGTAGATGGAAAAACTACGATCAGCATACAATTAAAGAGTTCCACAAATGATTTAGATGAGGTTGTAGTTGTTGGTTATAACACCGTAAAAAAAAGTGATTTAACCGGCGCGGTGGTAAGCGTGGGTGCAGAACAGATCAGATCAAGGCCGGTACAAAATGCATTACAAGCCATACAAGGCAAAGCAGCCGGGGTTGATGTTACTTCAAACGAGCGCCCTGGTCAAGTTGGCTCCATTTTAATCAGAGGTGTACGATCTATAAATGCCAGCAATTCACCATTATACGTAGTAGACGGTATTCCATTTGCAGCAGGCGGTATTGAAGCCATCAATCCTAACGATATCGAAAGTATCGACATTTTAAAAGATGCATCCGCAACTGCAATCTATGGATCAAAAGGAGCAAATGGCGTTGTATTGGTTACCACTAAAAAAGGTAAAACAGGCAGGTTAACTTTAGATTATGTGGGTACGGCAACCATCGAAACCATCCAGAACAGAACACAGATGATGAATGCTGCCGAATACATCGAATTCCGCCGCGATGCTTACCGCCGTGTAGGTTATTTAAATCCTGCAGCTCAGGCAAGCACTACTTATCCTGTTATACCAACACAAGCAGATGATAACCGCATATTTCCTAACGATAGTTATGTAACGGCAAACATTGCGCAAGGCTGGCAAAATGGTGTTTACAACGGCAGCTTAGTGCCTACAACAAACTGGACCGATTTGGTTACACGGACCGGCATTACGCAAGACCATGTATTAAGCGCCAGTGGCGGTACAGACAAATTAAAAGCTTATGCCTCATTTGGCTACTTAAACCAGATTGGTACAGAACTTGGCCAGGATTATAACCGTTATACTTCTAAGGTAAGTGTAGAACTGAATCCGGTTAAGTGGTTTAAATTCGGGGCTAACATTACCGCATCTTACGGCTTGCAGAACTATGGGTTTTCAACAGGTAATGCAACCGGACCGAGCAGTTTATATGGTGCAGCACTAGGCATGCTACCTGTTGCTGTACCTTTCGATGTAAACGGTAACAGGATCAATTTACCCGGTGCAGACATCAATATTCAAAATCCCGTGGGTGAAGATCAGTACAATATCAATTTACGTAAAGTGTTAAGAACAATCGGCTCTTTTTATGCTGAAGTAAGCCTTTTGAAAGGATTGAAGTACCGTATTAACTTTGGCCCTGATTTTTACAACAACTACAATGGAAGATACCAGGATGCAAAATCAATCAATCGTGGCGCGGGCGAATCAGGCTCTACCAATTATGCTCAGCTTAACCAAAACAACAGATTTGCCTATACGCTGGATCACCTGGTTTACTACGATAAAACAATAAAAAAACACAACTTTGGTGTTACTTTATTGCAGAGTTCATCACTCTTTAAAGAAGAGAGTTCATCAATGACGGGAACTAAAATTCCTTTAAGTAACCCACTCTGGTATGGCTTAGGCGGTGCCAATATTCCTAGCCTGGATGCTTTTAGTACCGATTTGAGTAGAAACACTCTTGTATCCTACATGGCCAGAGTTAATTACAGCTTTAATAGCAAATACCTATTAACTGCATCTGCGCGTTGGGATGGTGCATCGCAATTGGCTGAAGGCAACAAATGGGACTTTTTCCCCTCTACCGCAATTGCGTGGCGCATAGATCAGGAAGATTTCATGAAAAACATCAAATGGATCGATCAGATGAAACTTCGCTTAGGTGTAGGTAGTGTAGGTAATTCGGCCATTTCTTATGGAACAACTTTAGGTAAATTACAGCCCTTAACTTATACTTATGGTAGTTCGGTACAAACGGGATATGTAGCATCAGATGCATCACTGGCTAGTCCTCCTACCTTACCAAACAAAGCGCTTGGATGGGAGCATACTTTACAATATAACCTTGGACTTGATTTTAGCTTAGTTAAAGGAAGAGTTGGCGGTTCCCTAGACTTATATAAATCTAAAACTACCGACCTGTTATTACAAAAAGACATTTCTTCAATAAATGGTTATACTTCATCTTTCGATAACATTGGAGAAACCCATAACAGAGGTATCGACATTACCCTGAACACTGTAAACTTAAAAAACAAAGATTTTAACTGGTCTACAACCTTAAGTTTCTCGGCAAGTAAAGATAAGGTGGTTAAACTGGCCAACGGCGATGTAATTGGTAGTTTATTGTTCATCGGTCAAAGGGTTAGAGTAGCCTACGATTTTGTCAAAGATGGCATCTGGCAAAATACGCCTGAAGACTTGGCTGAAATGGCAAAGTTTAATGCTAACCTGCCAGCAGCAAGCGCTTTTAAACCAGGCAGCATCCGGGTTAGGGATCTGAATAACGATTATAAAATTGATGCCAATAACGATAGAATGATTAGAGGAAGTTACACGCCAAGCTGGACCAGCGGGATGACCAATACCTTTACTTACAAAAACTTCGACCTTTCTATCTTTATTATTGCAAGATATAATTTTTTGATTGCCACGGGCGCCGAGTCACTACAGGGCCGTTTTGCCCAACGTTTGGTTGACTATTGGACACCAACCAACCCAACAAACGATTATCCTGCACCAAATTATGGAAGTGCAGCCGGCGATCCTTACCGAAGTGCTATGAACTACCAGGATGGATCTTTCGTAAAAATCAGAAATATCTCATTGGGCTATTATTTCCCGGAAAAAATTGCTAAAAAATTAGCATTATCTAAATTAAGGGTATATGCACAAGCCATTAATCCGGGTTTAATTTACTCTAATGTTGGCTGGGTTGATCCTGATTCGGGCATCTCATCCAACAATAGCGTTACCTCAACTTTTAACAGAGGTGTCGTATTTGGTGTTAATGTTAGCCTTTAATCCTTAATCGCTATTTAAAGAAATTGATCATGAAAAAGATTATAAATATATTATCGGGTGCTGCAATATTAGGAGGACTGATGATTTTCCCTACTTCCTGCAAAAAAAGCTTCTTAGATGAAGAAGTTGTTAATGCCCGTACCACTGCAGATTTTGTTACAACTGATGGCCTCGACGGTTTAAGCATAGGCATGTACCAGAGTTTAAAATTTCACTTTAATTATACCTGGGCATATACTACCGCCAACTATGGAGTAGATGAATTTACAGTTGGTGGAGATAGAACCGAACAAATGTGGAATTCTTACGACGCAAGTTTGAATTCCCTTAATGCTGATGTAGCCAGTGTATGGGATAATATGTACGAAAACATAAATTCGGCGAATATTCTTATCAAAAACGTACCATTGTATTATCAGGGTGCAAGCAAAAACACTCGTCTGGGCGAAGGTTATTTTATGCGTGCTTTCGATTATTTCAAACTGGTAAAACAATATGGTGGTGTTCCGTTGAGGTTAGAAGCACAGGATTTCATTCAGGAAGAATTTACCAGGAACAGTGCAAAAGAGGTATATGAGCAAATAATTCAAGATTTTACACAAGCTTATAACTTTTTACCGGCTACAGTAACAGAAACCGGCCGCATTACCAAATGGGCAGCAGCACACTTTTTGGCAAAAGCGTATTTATTCCGTGCAAGCGAAATAAACAATAGCTGGAATAGTGATACCAAAACCGCCGATCTTCAGAACGCTGTAAAATATGCCGATCTGGTGATTAACAGCGGTCAGCATACTCTGGCTACCAACTTTAGCGATTTATGGAATTTCACGACCATTGATGGCACAAACGAAACCAACAAAGAAATCATTTTAGCCGCCCAGTTCTCTGGCAATACAGCTACTCAGGGGCGTTATGGTAACCAGGTACATCTGTATTATCCGTCTATTTACCAAAATTTACCAGGCATGCAACGCGATATCCCTGGCGATCGTGAATTCCAGCGTTTAAGGTCTACAGATTATGCCCTCGATGTTTTTGACCGTGTAAACGACTCGAGATTCTGGAAAAGTTTTAAAACACGTTATTTATGTAACAGGCCTGCCGCAGC
This genomic interval carries:
- a CDS encoding protein-disulfide reductase DsbD domain-containing protein, translating into MKKIIFLFCTVCLISLSAYSQILKPVTWSYAAKKTGPNTATVFIKASVDQGWHLYSQFVKDGGPVKTTFTFPASGAYTLVGKTIEPKAITKFESTFKMDVSYFEKSVVFQQKVKLKGKTATIKGNVEFMVCDDKQCLPPEQVEFSIPVK
- a CDS encoding protein-disulfide reductase DsbD, giving the protein MISLKKICLGLLFVCAISLNGYAQDSSGTDDLTFTEIKPEAPDSTIKASDTVAKIAAAVPATVKQTVAPSKEEHKTLWGIFIAGFVGGLAALLMPCIFPMLPLTVSFFTKGSEKGKAFRRAALYGFFIILIYVVLGLLVTVIFGADALNSLSTNGIFNFFFFLLLVVFAASFLGAFEITLPSSWVNKMDANSDKGGIAGLFFMAGTLALVSFSCTGPIIGTLLVQAATTGALLGPAIGMFGFSLALAIPFALFALFPSAMNKLPKSGGWLNSVKVVLGFLELAFALKFLSNVDLAYHWEWFDREIFLSLWIVIFGMMGIYLLGKLKFSHDSPLAFISVPRLFLATVVLAFTIYLIPGMWGAPLKSISAFLPPQETQDFDLYTANLLAGKPTATNDGPHKYADKFHAPLKLNAYFDYDEGLAAAKKLNKPVLIDFTGHACVNCRKMEANVWPDKDVYKMISNDYVLIQLYVDDKTALAPADVTVTSEGKKLSTIGKKWSDLQARKFQSNSQPFYVLLDPKTEALLAPPQGADYEIANYQKFLKSGLNAFH
- a CDS encoding TonB-dependent receptor gives rise to the protein MSKRDVTLKGKIVDEKGETLVGVSIKVKGTTIVASTDANGTFSVTIPSTVSNPVLVVSYIGYATQELPVDGKTTISIQLKSSTNDLDEVVVVGYNTVKKSDLTGAVVSVGAEQIRSRPVQNALQAIQGKAAGVDVTSNERPGQVGSILIRGVRSINASNSPLYVVDGIPFAAGGIEAINPNDIESIDILKDASATAIYGSKGANGVVLVTTKKGKTGRLTLDYVGTATIETIQNRTQMMNAAEYIEFRRDAYRRVGYLNPAAQASTTYPVIPTQADDNRIFPNDSYVTANIAQGWQNGVYNGSLVPTTNWTDLVTRTGITQDHVLSASGGTDKLKAYASFGYLNQIGTELGQDYNRYTSKVSVELNPVKWFKFGANITASYGLQNYGFSTGNATGPSSLYGAALGMLPVAVPFDVNGNRINLPGADINIQNPVGEDQYNINLRKVLRTIGSFYAEVSLLKGLKYRINFGPDFYNNYNGRYQDAKSINRGAGESGSTNYAQLNQNNRFAYTLDHLVYYDKTIKKHNFGVTLLQSSSLFKEESSSMTGTKIPLSNPLWYGLGGANIPSLDAFSTDLSRNTLVSYMARVNYSFNSKYLLTASARWDGASQLAEGNKWDFFPSTAIAWRIDQEDFMKNIKWIDQMKLRLGVGSVGNSAISYGTTLGKLQPLTYTYGSSVQTGYVASDASLASPPTLPNKALGWEHTLQYNLGLDFSLVKGRVGGSLDLYKSKTTDLLLQKDISSINGYTSSFDNIGETHNRGIDITLNTVNLKNKDFNWSTTLSFSASKDKVVKLANGDVIGSLLFIGQRVRVAYDFVKDGIWQNTPEDLAEMAKFNANLPAASAFKPGSIRVRDLNNDYKIDANNDRMIRGSYTPSWTSGMTNTFTYKNFDLSIFIIARYNFLIATGAESLQGRFAQRLVDYWTPTNPTNDYPAPNYGSAAGDPYRSAMNYQDGSFVKIRNISLGYYFPEKIAKKLALSKLRVYAQAINPGLIYSNVGWVDPDSGISSNNSVTSTFNRGVVFGVNVSL